Proteins co-encoded in one Scatophagus argus isolate fScaArg1 chromosome 11, fScaArg1.pri, whole genome shotgun sequence genomic window:
- the fign gene encoding fidgetin isoform X1, translated as MITSTSIYGLKMQWTPEHTQWAEQHFDISSTTRSPAHKVEAYRGHLQRTYQYAWANDDISALTASNLLKKYAEKYSGILEGPNERALLCSYSDSTTGLMNGRKSENESWQEGIYPMNCAPDVISVSKAGMTAALPPTDVSASIGSSPGVASSLSEPSYSSSNCGSHTATTLHSGLPSQEYTASYNGSYLHSSYSGQSTPALPSPHPSPLHSAGLLQPPPPPPPPTLVPSYTAGSPNLPNYNYPPTGYPSQTAVGPGYSPGGAPPPSAYLPSGIAAPTPIPPSTLPGYTYQSHNHTPIAPTPLNGSTSNSLKRKAFYMSGHGDMDSSFCNFNYNQQRSSQSPMYRIADSSISDSNRGNGFHRNAEASSLAFKPTKQPMSADQQRKFIIHSGRALTPPSYGSTKSSVGDLRTGEPYSKFGSPIMSEQTEEHRQHLSHPLTGPDIGTATSSIHAAEEQLKNSDSNLVEMVTTEILQQGPPVDWSDIAGLDMAKAAIKEEILWPILRPDMFSGLATLPRTLLLFGPQGTGRTLLAHCMASQLGAAFLRLNSSALVTKWLGEGDKIIQASFLVARCRQPAVVFIREVDLLLSAQLSEESPVNRLKAELLMQLDSILTSAEDHVLVVCSTNKPEEIPESLRRYFTKRLLIPLPDGTARHQIISQLLSQHNYCLSDKEMSLLVQRTEGFSGLDVAQLCQEAVVGPLHGIPGTDLSTIHPTQMRPVSYQDFDNVFCKFQPSISQKELDMYTEWNKMFGCSQ; from the coding sequence GTCTAAAGATGCAGTGGACCCCAGAGCACACACAATGGGCAGAGCAACATTTTGACATCTCATCAACTACCCGCTCGCCAGCACACAAAGTAGAGGCCTACCGGGGGCACTTACAACGAACATACCAGTATGCATGGGCAAATGATGACATCTCTGCACTGACTGCCTCCAATCTGCTTAAGAAATATGCAGAGAAGTACTCTGGGATCCTAGAGGGCCCAAATGAAAGAGCCCTGCTGTGTTCCTACTCTGATAGCACCACTGGACTCATGAATGGACGAAAGTCAGAGAATGAGTCCTGGCAGGAGGGGATTTACCCAATGAACTGTGCTCCAGATGTTATATCTGTGAGCAAAGCTGGAATGACAGCTGCCCTACCCCCTACAGATGTGTCGGCTAGCATAGGCAGCTCCCCAGGGGTGGCCAGCAGCTTGTCTGAGCCTAGCTATTCCAGCAGTAACTGTGGGAGCCACACAGCCACTACTCTCCACTCTGGCCTCCCCTCTCAGGAATATACTGCCAGCTACAACGGCTCATACCTGCATTCTAGCTACAGCGGCCAGAGTACCCCAGCCCTCCCCTCCCCACACCCCTCTCCTTTGCACAGTGCTGGGCTTTTACAGccaccacccccacctcctccccctacCTTAGTGCCGAGCTACACCGCTGGGTCTCCAAACCTTCCCAACTACAATTATCCTCCAACAGGGTATCCTTCTCAGACTGCGGTTGGCCCTGGTTATAGCCCTGGGGGAGCACCCCCTCCTTCTGCTTATCTGCCGTCCGGTATTGCAGCTCCTACTCCAATTCCTCCCTCCACACTGCCTGGCTACACCTACCAGTCCCATAATCATACACCAATTGCACCAACACCTTTGAATGGCAGCACATCCAACTCATTAAAACGAAAAGCTTTCTACATGAGTGGACATGGAGATATGGACTCTAGCTTTTGTAATTTCAACTACAACCAACAGCGCTCCTCACAGAGCCCAATGTACAGAATAGCAGACAGCAGTATCTCAGACTCAAACAGGGGCAATGGCTTCCACAGGAATGCCGAGGCATCGTCTTTAGCGTTCAAGCCAACCAAACAGCCAATGTCTGCTGATCAACAAAGAAAATTTATTATACACTCTGGCAGAGCACTAACCCCTCCATCCTATGGATCAACCAAAAGCTCTGTGGGTGATCTCAGAACGGGTGAGCCCTATAGCAAGTTTGGATCCCCCATCATGAGCGAACAAACAGAAGAGCACAGACAGCACCTCTCTCACCCCCTAACAGGGCCTGACATTGGTACGGCTACCTCGTCCATCCATGCTGCAGAGGAGCAACTGAAGAACAGTGACTCCAACCTGGTGGAGATGGTGACCACAGAAATCCTTCAACAGGGCCCTCCAGTGGACTGGAGTGACATTGCGGGCCTAGATATGGCCAAAGCAGCCATCAAAGAGGAGATATTATGGCCCATTTTAAGGCCAGATATGTTTAGTGGACTTGCCACATTACCTCGGACCCTCCTTTTATTTGGACCTCAGGGAACTGGTAGGACTCTGCTGGCCCACTGCATGGCCAGCCAACTGGGGGCTGCCTTCCTGCGACTCAACAGCTCGGCTCTAGTGACCAAGTGGCTAGGGGAGGGGGACAAGATCATCCAGGCTTCTTTCCTGGTGGCCCGGTGTCGCCAGCCAGCTGTGGTGTTCATCAGAGAGGtggacctcctgctgtcagctcagctcagtgaGGAGAGCCCAGTGAATCGCCTCAAGGCTGAGCTCCTCATGCAGCTCGACAGTATTTTGACCTCTGCTGAGGACCATGTCCTCGTGGTCTGCTCCACCAATAAGCCTGAAGAGATCCCAGAGTCCCTACGGAGGTACTTTACCAAGCGACTGCTCATCCCCTTGCCTGATGGGACAGCACGACACCAGATAATCAGCCAGCTGCTCTCACAGCACAACTACTGTCTCAGTGACAAAGAGATGTCACTACTGGTTCAGAGGACAGAGGGCTTTTCTGGACTGGATGTGGCCCAGCTGTGTCAAGAGGCTGTGGTTGGTCCTCTGCACGGCATTCCTGGTACCGACCTATCGACCATCCATCCCACTCAGATGAGGCCGGTCTCCTACCAAGACTTTGACAATGTGTTTTGCAAATTCCAGCCCAGCATATCACAAAAGGAACTTGACATGTACACAGAGTGGAATAAAATGTTTGGTTGTAGTCAATGA
- the fign gene encoding fidgetin isoform X2, with protein MQWTPEHTQWAEQHFDISSTTRSPAHKVEAYRGHLQRTYQYAWANDDISALTASNLLKKYAEKYSGILEGPNERALLCSYSDSTTGLMNGRKSENESWQEGIYPMNCAPDVISVSKAGMTAALPPTDVSASIGSSPGVASSLSEPSYSSSNCGSHTATTLHSGLPSQEYTASYNGSYLHSSYSGQSTPALPSPHPSPLHSAGLLQPPPPPPPPTLVPSYTAGSPNLPNYNYPPTGYPSQTAVGPGYSPGGAPPPSAYLPSGIAAPTPIPPSTLPGYTYQSHNHTPIAPTPLNGSTSNSLKRKAFYMSGHGDMDSSFCNFNYNQQRSSQSPMYRIADSSISDSNRGNGFHRNAEASSLAFKPTKQPMSADQQRKFIIHSGRALTPPSYGSTKSSVGDLRTGEPYSKFGSPIMSEQTEEHRQHLSHPLTGPDIGTATSSIHAAEEQLKNSDSNLVEMVTTEILQQGPPVDWSDIAGLDMAKAAIKEEILWPILRPDMFSGLATLPRTLLLFGPQGTGRTLLAHCMASQLGAAFLRLNSSALVTKWLGEGDKIIQASFLVARCRQPAVVFIREVDLLLSAQLSEESPVNRLKAELLMQLDSILTSAEDHVLVVCSTNKPEEIPESLRRYFTKRLLIPLPDGTARHQIISQLLSQHNYCLSDKEMSLLVQRTEGFSGLDVAQLCQEAVVGPLHGIPGTDLSTIHPTQMRPVSYQDFDNVFCKFQPSISQKELDMYTEWNKMFGCSQ; from the coding sequence ATGCAGTGGACCCCAGAGCACACACAATGGGCAGAGCAACATTTTGACATCTCATCAACTACCCGCTCGCCAGCACACAAAGTAGAGGCCTACCGGGGGCACTTACAACGAACATACCAGTATGCATGGGCAAATGATGACATCTCTGCACTGACTGCCTCCAATCTGCTTAAGAAATATGCAGAGAAGTACTCTGGGATCCTAGAGGGCCCAAATGAAAGAGCCCTGCTGTGTTCCTACTCTGATAGCACCACTGGACTCATGAATGGACGAAAGTCAGAGAATGAGTCCTGGCAGGAGGGGATTTACCCAATGAACTGTGCTCCAGATGTTATATCTGTGAGCAAAGCTGGAATGACAGCTGCCCTACCCCCTACAGATGTGTCGGCTAGCATAGGCAGCTCCCCAGGGGTGGCCAGCAGCTTGTCTGAGCCTAGCTATTCCAGCAGTAACTGTGGGAGCCACACAGCCACTACTCTCCACTCTGGCCTCCCCTCTCAGGAATATACTGCCAGCTACAACGGCTCATACCTGCATTCTAGCTACAGCGGCCAGAGTACCCCAGCCCTCCCCTCCCCACACCCCTCTCCTTTGCACAGTGCTGGGCTTTTACAGccaccacccccacctcctccccctacCTTAGTGCCGAGCTACACCGCTGGGTCTCCAAACCTTCCCAACTACAATTATCCTCCAACAGGGTATCCTTCTCAGACTGCGGTTGGCCCTGGTTATAGCCCTGGGGGAGCACCCCCTCCTTCTGCTTATCTGCCGTCCGGTATTGCAGCTCCTACTCCAATTCCTCCCTCCACACTGCCTGGCTACACCTACCAGTCCCATAATCATACACCAATTGCACCAACACCTTTGAATGGCAGCACATCCAACTCATTAAAACGAAAAGCTTTCTACATGAGTGGACATGGAGATATGGACTCTAGCTTTTGTAATTTCAACTACAACCAACAGCGCTCCTCACAGAGCCCAATGTACAGAATAGCAGACAGCAGTATCTCAGACTCAAACAGGGGCAATGGCTTCCACAGGAATGCCGAGGCATCGTCTTTAGCGTTCAAGCCAACCAAACAGCCAATGTCTGCTGATCAACAAAGAAAATTTATTATACACTCTGGCAGAGCACTAACCCCTCCATCCTATGGATCAACCAAAAGCTCTGTGGGTGATCTCAGAACGGGTGAGCCCTATAGCAAGTTTGGATCCCCCATCATGAGCGAACAAACAGAAGAGCACAGACAGCACCTCTCTCACCCCCTAACAGGGCCTGACATTGGTACGGCTACCTCGTCCATCCATGCTGCAGAGGAGCAACTGAAGAACAGTGACTCCAACCTGGTGGAGATGGTGACCACAGAAATCCTTCAACAGGGCCCTCCAGTGGACTGGAGTGACATTGCGGGCCTAGATATGGCCAAAGCAGCCATCAAAGAGGAGATATTATGGCCCATTTTAAGGCCAGATATGTTTAGTGGACTTGCCACATTACCTCGGACCCTCCTTTTATTTGGACCTCAGGGAACTGGTAGGACTCTGCTGGCCCACTGCATGGCCAGCCAACTGGGGGCTGCCTTCCTGCGACTCAACAGCTCGGCTCTAGTGACCAAGTGGCTAGGGGAGGGGGACAAGATCATCCAGGCTTCTTTCCTGGTGGCCCGGTGTCGCCAGCCAGCTGTGGTGTTCATCAGAGAGGtggacctcctgctgtcagctcagctcagtgaGGAGAGCCCAGTGAATCGCCTCAAGGCTGAGCTCCTCATGCAGCTCGACAGTATTTTGACCTCTGCTGAGGACCATGTCCTCGTGGTCTGCTCCACCAATAAGCCTGAAGAGATCCCAGAGTCCCTACGGAGGTACTTTACCAAGCGACTGCTCATCCCCTTGCCTGATGGGACAGCACGACACCAGATAATCAGCCAGCTGCTCTCACAGCACAACTACTGTCTCAGTGACAAAGAGATGTCACTACTGGTTCAGAGGACAGAGGGCTTTTCTGGACTGGATGTGGCCCAGCTGTGTCAAGAGGCTGTGGTTGGTCCTCTGCACGGCATTCCTGGTACCGACCTATCGACCATCCATCCCACTCAGATGAGGCCGGTCTCCTACCAAGACTTTGACAATGTGTTTTGCAAATTCCAGCCCAGCATATCACAAAAGGAACTTGACATGTACACAGAGTGGAATAAAATGTTTGGTTGTAGTCAATGA